A window of Pseudoalteromonas sp. MEBiC 03607 genomic DNA:
GTAGTGTTTGTAAATAACTGCGAACGTGATAACTGTGATGTACAGGGCAAACAATAAAGTCGATGTAAGTATTTGGGTTTTGGCTAACAATCTTAGCTAAAAACTGTACTAACAGCTCTCCCCCTACTCCTGCAATAATAACTAGGTGGCGTTTTTGTGGGTCTGGTGTAATCGCTGCAACATCTTGGCAATGCACCTGCCAGCGTCCGCGTTGCTCTTCGTTGCAAAAGCGTTCTAGTTTATCATTTAGTGCCTGCATTAACTCAGGCACTATATCAACGAAATGTATTAACTGTGCTTTATCTTGCTGTAAAAGCTCAATCCCTAACAAACCGTGGTCGCAGCAGCAGTCCCAGATTTCGTCATAACCTGAATCAACTACATCAACGATGGCTGATAGTCGTTTACTCAGTGCCATTAGTTTGCTGTTTTATA
This region includes:
- a CDS encoding tRNA (adenine(22)-N(1))-methyltransferase TrmK gives rise to the protein MALSKRLSAIVDVVDSGYDEIWDCCCDHGLLGIELLQQDKAQLIHFVDIVPELMQALNDKLERFCNEEQRGRWQVHCQDVAAITPDPQKRHLVIIAGVGGELLVQFLAKIVSQNPNTYIDFIVCPVHHSYHVRSYLQTLQLGLVSEQLVCENKRFYEIIVMSASSSQLITRIGQQMWQLTSKEHQAYLKQLCAHYQRMLNQDADYYQPVLEQYSALLS